The DNA region TGGTCACCAATCTCGCCAATCCCAAGGCCCTGGTGTTCTTCGGCGCGGTCCTCGCCCCGTTCCTGCGCGACGAGGTGTCCGCGGTCTGGTCGGTGGCGCTGGTCGCCGGGATGATCGCCGTGGCGCTGGCCTGGTTCGGGGGACTGGCGCTGGTCGCCTCACACCGGGTGGTCAACGAGCGGGTCGGACGACTGCTGCCGGTGGTCGACCTCGTGGCCAGCGGGTTGTTCGTGGTGGTGGGGGTGGCGTTCGTGGGCACCGCGCTCGTCTGAGGCGCGCGCGGGATAGGTTCTCACCCCATGAGCACACGGCCGGTGGAGACGGTGGGAGCCCGGGACTGGGCCCGCGCGGCGCTGGCCATGTTCGCGGTCGGCTGGGGAGCCAACCAGTACGCCCCCCTGCTCACCATGTACCAGGACGAGCTGGGCCTGGGTCAGAACGACGTCACGGCGATGTTCGCGATCTACATCGTCGGCCTCATCCCCGCCCTGGTCGTGGCCGGTCGCTGGTCCGACCTCAACGGACGGCGCCGCCTCATGCGGCCGGTCCTCGTGTTGTCGCTGGTGGCGACCGTCGTGATGTTCCTGGGGCCGAATGACCCCCTGTGGCTGTACCTGGGACGTTTCCTCGCCGGGGTGGCCTCGGGGGCCGCCTTCGGGCCGGGCGGGGCGTGGATCCGGGAGCTGTCCGAGTCCGGGCCGCCCGGGGCGGGAGCGAGACGGGCGGCGGTGGCGGTGTCCGGCGGCTTCGGGCTCAGTGCGTTGGTCGCGGGGATCGTGGGTCAGTTCCTGCCCGCGCCCGAGTACACGCCCTACCTACCGCACCTGGTGCTCGGGGTGGTGGCCCTGGTCCTGGCCTGGAGCGCCCCCGACCCCTTCCGTCCCGCGCCGGACGCGAACCGCGCGCCACTGTTCCCGCACAGCGCGCGGACCCGCCGTTTCGCCCTCGGCGTGGCCCCGTGGGCGCCACTGGTGTTCGGGTGCGCGTCGATGTCGTTCATCGTCCTCGCCGGCCTCCTGGGCGGGGACGCCGCCGGGATGCCCGTGCTGTACGCGGGGCTGCTCGCGGGGATCACCCTCGGCACCGGAGTACTGGTGCAGCCCGCCGCCCGCCGTCTCGCCTCCGCCGCGGCCCCGTGGAGGGTGCCGGTGGCCGGACTGGTCGCCGCGGCTCTGGGGATGGCCGCCGGTGCCGGGCTGGCCGCCGCCGCGGGTCTGCCGCTGCGCGCGCTGCTGATGGTCCCCGTCTCGGTCCTGCTGGGCGCCGCGTACGGCACCCTGCTCGTCGGTGGCCTGGTTGAGGTCGAACTGCTGTCCGGCCCGGAAGAGCACGCCGCGATGGTCGCGGTGTTCTACGTCCTGGCCTACCTCGGGATGGCGACGCCGTACGTCATCGCCGCGGTCTCCCCGCTGGGCGGGCCGGTGCCGTGGATCGCCGCCGTCGCGGTCGTGTGCGTGATGCTCATCCCGCTGACCCGCCGTCAACTGGGCTGAGACGCCGCGTCAGCCGGAGTTGCGCAGGGCCGTGGCCAGGCCGTTCATCGTCAGCTGGATGCCGGTCCGCACCGCCGGGTCGGAGTCCCCGGCGCGGTAGCGGCGCAGTAGCTCCACCTGCAGCACGTTGAGCGGTTCGAGGTACGGGAAGCGGTTGCGCACTGAGCGGGCCAGCGCGGGGTTGTCGTCCAACAGCGTCTCCTGCCCCGTGATCGCCAGCACCATCCGCCGGGTCAGCTCGAACTCGTCGGTGAGCACCCCGTGGATCCGCCGGCCCACCTCGGCGTCC from Dietzia sp. B32 includes:
- a CDS encoding MFS transporter produces the protein MSTRPVETVGARDWARAALAMFAVGWGANQYAPLLTMYQDELGLGQNDVTAMFAIYIVGLIPALVVAGRWSDLNGRRRLMRPVLVLSLVATVVMFLGPNDPLWLYLGRFLAGVASGAAFGPGGAWIRELSESGPPGAGARRAAVAVSGGFGLSALVAGIVGQFLPAPEYTPYLPHLVLGVVALVLAWSAPDPFRPAPDANRAPLFPHSARTRRFALGVAPWAPLVFGCASMSFIVLAGLLGGDAAGMPVLYAGLLAGITLGTGVLVQPAARRLASAAAPWRVPVAGLVAAALGMAAGAGLAAAAGLPLRALLMVPVSVLLGAAYGTLLVGGLVEVELLSGPEEHAAMVAVFYVLAYLGMATPYVIAAVSPLGGPVPWIAAVAVVCVMLIPLTRRQLG